In a single window of the Hyalangium gracile genome:
- a CDS encoding M4 family metallopeptidase, with translation MVRNRIVAALLATLPLAACEMADPEAAAPGTEKAEELALGDVQSALAALPNARTVGAHDNGVPFMIEGRLGSASGSVLGLSALNAHGQVSSALPGIAAAFRMKAADLIVRRINTDERGNSHIRYQQLKNGLLVAGEELVVHVDKAGNIFAANGTARDGESVSAKPAIAPEAARNAALRSLSVLGRRIEVEGEPRLVYVRTGADQKLKLAYELMVVGEGRDLPIRERTYISAADGSLLEKRSEIHTALNRALYSANNGTSLPGTLKRSEGGAATGDNHVDTNYARLGDTYNCYKTLFNRDSYNNAGAQLKSTVHYSTNYVNAYWNGTQMVYGDGNGTTSIALGLDADVTTHELTHAVTSSESNLTYSGQSGGLNEAMSDIFAAVCESWASGTWSTGADIWKVGEDVWTPATAGDALRYMDDPRKDGVSLDFFADYTSSTDVHYSSGIANLAFTLLSKGGTHPRGRSTVSVTGIGVEKAARIFYKANVDLMTASTTFAQAKTYTEQAATQLGYSAADVASVSAAWQAVGVGSTSSGGTALSNGVAKTGLSGAASSATYYYLDVPASRAVSFVMSGGSGDADMYVKFDAQPTTSSYDCRPYLSGNNETCNLAAKSTAGRYHVMLRGYSSYSSVSLKGTY, from the coding sequence TTGGTTCGCAATCGCATCGTCGCCGCACTGCTCGCCACTCTGCCCCTCGCCGCCTGCGAGATGGCTGATCCGGAAGCCGCTGCTCCGGGAACGGAGAAGGCGGAGGAGCTCGCCCTGGGAGACGTGCAGTCCGCGCTCGCGGCGCTCCCCAACGCCCGCACGGTAGGCGCCCATGACAACGGCGTACCGTTCATGATCGAGGGCCGGCTGGGCTCGGCGTCGGGCTCGGTCCTGGGCCTGTCGGCGCTCAACGCCCATGGCCAGGTCAGCTCGGCGCTGCCGGGCATCGCCGCCGCGTTCCGCATGAAGGCCGCGGACCTGATCGTCCGGCGCATCAACACCGACGAGCGGGGCAACAGCCACATCCGCTATCAGCAGCTGAAGAACGGCCTGCTGGTGGCTGGCGAGGAGCTCGTCGTCCACGTGGACAAGGCCGGCAACATCTTCGCGGCCAACGGCACGGCGCGCGACGGGGAGTCCGTCTCCGCCAAGCCCGCCATCGCTCCGGAGGCGGCGCGCAACGCGGCGCTGCGCTCGCTGTCCGTGCTGGGCCGCCGCATCGAGGTAGAGGGTGAGCCCCGCCTGGTGTACGTGCGCACGGGCGCGGACCAGAAGCTGAAGCTGGCCTACGAGCTGATGGTCGTCGGCGAGGGGCGCGACCTGCCCATCCGCGAGCGCACCTATATCAGCGCGGCGGACGGCTCCCTGCTGGAGAAGCGCTCGGAGATCCACACCGCGCTCAACCGCGCGCTGTACAGCGCCAACAACGGCACCAGCCTGCCCGGCACGCTCAAGCGCTCCGAGGGCGGCGCGGCCACCGGTGACAACCACGTCGACACCAACTACGCGCGGCTGGGCGACACCTACAACTGCTACAAGACGCTGTTCAACCGCGACTCGTACAACAACGCGGGCGCGCAGCTGAAGAGCACGGTGCACTACAGCACCAACTACGTGAACGCCTACTGGAACGGCACCCAGATGGTGTACGGCGACGGCAACGGCACCACCTCCATCGCGCTGGGCCTGGACGCGGACGTCACCACGCACGAGCTGACGCACGCGGTGACCAGCTCCGAGTCCAACCTGACGTACTCCGGCCAGTCCGGCGGCCTCAACGAGGCGATGAGCGACATCTTCGCCGCGGTGTGCGAGAGCTGGGCGAGCGGCACCTGGAGCACCGGCGCGGACATCTGGAAGGTCGGCGAGGACGTCTGGACGCCGGCCACCGCGGGTGACGCGCTCCGCTACATGGACGACCCGAGGAAGGACGGCGTGTCGCTCGACTTCTTCGCCGACTACACCTCCAGCACGGACGTGCACTACAGCTCGGGCATCGCCAACCTGGCCTTCACCCTGCTGTCCAAGGGTGGCACGCACCCGCGCGGCCGCTCCACCGTCAGCGTGACGGGCATCGGCGTCGAGAAGGCCGCTCGCATCTTCTACAAGGCCAACGTGGACCTGATGACGGCCTCCACCACCTTCGCGCAGGCGAAGACGTACACGGAGCAGGCCGCCACGCAGCTGGGCTACTCGGCGGCCGACGTGGCCTCCGTGTCGGCGGCCTGGCAGGCGGTGGGCGTGGGCAGCACCAGCTCGGGCGGCACCGCGCTGAGCAACGGCGTGGCGAAGACGGGCCTGTCGGGCGCGGCGAGCTCGGCGACCTACTACTACCTGGACGTGCCGGCCAGCCGCGCGGTCTCGTTCGTGATGAGCGGCGGCTCGGGTGACGCGGACATGTACGTGAAGTTCGACGCGCAGCCGACCACCTCCTCGTACGACTGCCGCCCGTACCTGAGCGGCAACAACGAGACGTGCAACCTCGCGGCGAAGAGCACCGCCGGCCGCTACCACGTCATGCTGCGCGGCTACTCCTCGTACTCGAGCGTCTCGCTCAAGGGCACCTACTAA
- a CDS encoding aspartate aminotransferase family protein, which translates to MGSLEPNDRELASYWMPFTHNRYFKQHHARRMLAKAEGSYYWTTEGDKLFDALSGLWCSGLGHRHPKIVEAVKQQLDSVDYSPAFQMGYGPTFKLAERIVSMAPAGMGQVFFVNSGSEAVDTSLKMALAYHRVKGEAHRTRFIGREKGYHGVGFGGISVGGMVANRKMYPTAMLTGVDHLPHTHNLKEMAFTKGEPTWGLQLANELERLIALHDASTIAAVIVEPMQGSAGVIVPPKGYLQRLREICSKNGILLIFDEVITGFGRMGANFAAQHYGVVPDMITFAKGVNNGTVPMGGVIVRKDIHDALMTGPDHMVEFFHGYTYSGHPLAVAAAHATLDVLASEGINERVKSLVPVLEDAIHGLKGEPNVIDIRNCQLAAAVELSPIDGKPGLRAIKVFEEALKRGVLFRFTGDILAMGPPFHSTPDELRRMAEVLRDSIRAAG; encoded by the coding sequence ATGGGAAGCCTCGAACCGAACGATCGTGAGCTGGCGTCGTACTGGATGCCGTTCACGCACAACCGCTACTTCAAGCAGCACCACGCCCGCCGCATGCTCGCCAAGGCGGAGGGCTCGTATTACTGGACCACCGAGGGCGACAAGCTCTTCGACGCGCTCTCCGGCCTGTGGTGCTCCGGCCTGGGCCACCGCCACCCGAAGATCGTCGAGGCGGTGAAGCAGCAGCTCGACTCGGTGGACTACAGCCCCGCCTTCCAGATGGGCTACGGCCCCACCTTCAAGCTGGCCGAGCGCATCGTCAGCATGGCGCCGGCCGGCATGGGCCAGGTGTTCTTCGTCAACTCGGGCTCCGAGGCCGTGGACACCTCGCTGAAGATGGCACTGGCCTACCACCGCGTGAAGGGCGAGGCCCACCGCACCCGCTTCATCGGCCGCGAGAAGGGCTACCACGGCGTGGGCTTCGGCGGCATCTCCGTGGGCGGCATGGTGGCCAACCGGAAGATGTACCCCACGGCCATGCTCACCGGCGTGGACCACCTGCCCCACACCCACAACCTCAAGGAGATGGCCTTCACCAAGGGCGAGCCCACCTGGGGCCTGCAGCTGGCCAACGAGCTCGAGCGGCTCATCGCCCTGCACGACGCCTCCACCATCGCCGCCGTCATCGTCGAGCCGATGCAGGGCTCGGCCGGCGTCATCGTCCCGCCCAAGGGCTACCTCCAGCGCCTGCGGGAGATCTGCTCCAAGAACGGCATCCTGCTCATCTTCGACGAGGTGATTACCGGCTTCGGCCGCATGGGCGCCAACTTCGCCGCGCAGCACTACGGCGTGGTGCCGGACATGATCACCTTCGCCAAGGGCGTCAACAACGGCACCGTGCCCATGGGCGGCGTCATCGTCCGCAAGGACATCCACGACGCGCTGATGACGGGCCCGGACCACATGGTGGAGTTCTTCCACGGCTACACCTACTCGGGCCACCCGCTGGCCGTGGCCGCCGCGCATGCCACGCTGGACGTGCTGGCCTCCGAGGGCATCAACGAGCGCGTGAAGTCGCTGGTGCCGGTGCTCGAGGACGCCATCCACGGCCTCAAGGGCGAGCCCAACGTCATCGACATCCGCAACTGCCAGCTCGCCGCCGCGGTGGAGCTCTCGCCCATCGACGGCAAGCCCGGCCTGCGCGCCATCAAGGTGTTCGAGGAGGCGCTCAAGCGCGGCGTGCTCTTCCGCTTCACCGGCGACATCCTCGCCATGGGCCCGCCGTTCCACTCCACCCCGGACGAGCTGCGCCGCATGGCCGAGGTGCTGCGCGACTCCATCCGCGCCGCCGGGTAG
- a CDS encoding P-II family nitrogen regulator, which translates to MKRVEAIIKPSKLEEVKEALHRLGVQGMTATDVKGFGRQRGHTEFYKGAEASVGFLQKVKLEVVVDDEQVGQVVEAIVGAARTGKIGDGKIFVMPVEEVIRIRTGERGSKAL; encoded by the coding sequence ATGAAGAGGGTCGAAGCCATCATCAAGCCGTCGAAGCTGGAAGAGGTGAAGGAAGCGCTGCACAGGCTGGGCGTGCAGGGCATGACGGCCACGGATGTGAAGGGGTTCGGGCGGCAGCGGGGCCACACGGAGTTCTACAAGGGCGCCGAGGCGTCGGTGGGCTTCCTGCAGAAGGTGAAGCTCGAGGTGGTGGTGGACGACGAGCAGGTGGGCCAGGTGGTGGAGGCCATCGTCGGCGCGGCGCGGACGGGGAAGATCGGCGACGGGAAGATCTTCGTGATGCCGGTGGAAGAGGTGATCCGCATCCGCACCGGGGAGCGCGGTAGCAAGGCGCTGTGA
- a CDS encoding methyltransferase domain-containing protein, giving the protein MSPPLSVVVPYSPTTAAIAARFAQALAGRAEVVLAGEGAVNMPSGPGVHVLSGMAGKGAAIRAALEKVTGAVTVLQEPDEAYTPSTYEALCRPIQEDTADAVFGRRSAPGLRPELLADRALGGFTRFVADVALEDPLTGVRAFRTEALRSVTLTSEDDAVDAELVVKLAAQLYRLTEVPLHLQASPRHTLGSHLTTLRTLMRYATVRDDADNQHEGYSTLERMDGANNYNAWLGRRFREHLGRRVLEIGAGIGTITKELESGCEKLIALEVDRFYVDRLKNLFRGKPHVQPYLSDVALADWESLKAEHLDTIVLSNVLEHIPDDGAAVRRFRQILPEGGKVLVLVPALPQLFGAIDEAVGHYRRYTPETLRKVLEENGFAVDTLEWMNLVGIPGWFMNSRVLRRRAVPRFQLKLYDRLAPLLAEAERHVKLPVGMSLFAVARVTGEAG; this is encoded by the coding sequence GTGAGTCCGCCTCTCTCCGTGGTCGTCCCCTACTCTCCCACCACCGCCGCCATCGCGGCCCGCTTCGCCCAGGCGCTGGCGGGCCGGGCCGAGGTCGTCCTCGCGGGCGAGGGCGCCGTCAACATGCCCTCGGGGCCAGGTGTCCACGTGCTCTCCGGCATGGCCGGCAAGGGAGCAGCCATCCGCGCCGCGCTGGAGAAGGTGACGGGAGCGGTGACGGTGCTCCAGGAGCCGGACGAGGCCTACACGCCCTCCACCTATGAGGCGCTCTGCCGTCCCATCCAGGAGGACACGGCGGACGCCGTCTTCGGCCGCCGCTCGGCGCCGGGGCTGCGGCCGGAGCTGCTGGCCGATCGCGCGCTGGGCGGCTTCACCCGCTTCGTCGCGGACGTGGCGCTGGAGGATCCGCTCACGGGCGTGCGCGCCTTCCGGACGGAGGCGCTGCGCTCGGTGACGCTCACCAGCGAGGACGACGCGGTGGACGCGGAGCTGGTGGTGAAGCTGGCCGCGCAGCTCTACCGGCTGACGGAGGTGCCCCTGCACCTGCAGGCCAGCCCCCGGCACACGCTGGGCTCGCACCTCACGACGCTGCGGACGCTGATGCGGTACGCCACGGTGCGCGACGACGCGGACAACCAGCACGAGGGCTACAGCACGCTGGAGCGGATGGACGGCGCCAACAACTACAACGCCTGGCTGGGCCGCCGGTTCCGCGAGCACCTGGGCCGGCGGGTGCTGGAGATCGGCGCGGGCATCGGGACCATCACCAAGGAGCTGGAGTCGGGGTGCGAGAAGCTCATCGCGCTCGAGGTGGATCGCTTCTACGTGGACCGGCTGAAGAACCTGTTCCGGGGCAAGCCGCACGTGCAGCCGTACCTGTCGGACGTGGCGCTGGCGGACTGGGAGTCGCTGAAGGCCGAGCACCTGGACACCATCGTGCTGTCCAACGTGCTGGAGCACATCCCGGACGACGGGGCGGCGGTGCGGCGCTTTCGGCAGATCCTCCCCGAGGGGGGCAAGGTGCTGGTGCTGGTGCCGGCGCTGCCGCAGCTGTTCGGGGCCATCGACGAGGCGGTGGGGCACTACCGGCGCTACACGCCGGAGACGCTGCGCAAGGTGCTGGAGGAGAACGGCTTCGCGGTGGACACGCTGGAGTGGATGAACCTGGTGGGGATACCGGGGTGGTTCATGAACAGCCGGGTGCTGCGGCGGCGGGCGGTGCCTCGGTTCCAGCTCAAGCTGTATGACCGGCTGGCGCCGCTGCTCGCGGAGGCGGAGCGGCACGTGAAGCTGCCGGTGGGGATGAGTCTGTTCGCGGTTGCACGCGTCACGGGAGAGGCCGGATGA
- a CDS encoding GumC family protein — protein MRYVRAFWRRKWVVLAVAVLVTGLASVQTLRQPKVYAASTSLIIDVAAPRVLDNDVKELMGDERGNYWFNKEYYATQNQVITSRAVATRVVEKLGLQHDAAFLGLTHVKDEKLRQQLMQGADAAGLLQSRIGVSPVKDSRVVNVAVEDLDPQRAALLANEVAQAYMAENLALRLRTTESATQWLEERKAELEKASQVSELALYDFKKNTDMLAVSAENKKSSVSERISSYENTLTQVRTKIAALQGRVDAIRQLQKSSQGDETWAEAVPGASETAIQDLKRRFIEQRAVCVELGERYLPEHPKMIECTSKLAVVREDFVRSLTNVVRKAETELAAAMGEEKNLVRLLAAARDESFQLGKRQIEFDNLTREAENNRRLYESVLRRLKDIELSGLLRTTNVRVLDSARPSFAPVKPNVRRTVMMAIVFGLFLGCCVVVALEFLENTVASQADVEERLGLAFLGFVPRVEQKGENPRERDLFVHRQPKSSVAECCRAIRTNLLFMSPDKPFKTLVVTSSGPQEGKSTTCIFLGVAMAQSGNRVLLLDTDMRRPRLHKAFGVPNEVGISSLVVGEGSLDSAVKSTEVPNLFVLPCGPIPPNPAELLHTQAFADLLKAAGEKFDRIILDSPPLNAVSDSAVLATQTDGVVLVLRAGKTNRESARRALRSLADVQAQMYGAILNDLDVMDARYRDTYLNYRGYYGHYAEETKDGVASS, from the coding sequence ATGCGCTACGTGCGCGCGTTCTGGCGCCGCAAGTGGGTCGTCCTGGCCGTCGCCGTGCTCGTCACCGGCCTGGCTTCCGTGCAGACGCTGCGCCAGCCCAAGGTCTACGCCGCCAGCACCTCCCTCATCATCGACGTGGCCGCCCCTCGCGTGCTCGACAACGACGTGAAGGAGTTGATGGGGGACGAGCGCGGCAACTACTGGTTCAACAAGGAGTACTACGCCACCCAGAACCAGGTCATCACCTCGCGCGCGGTGGCCACCCGGGTGGTGGAGAAGCTGGGCCTCCAGCATGACGCGGCCTTCCTGGGGCTGACGCACGTCAAGGACGAGAAGCTCCGCCAGCAGCTCATGCAGGGCGCGGACGCGGCCGGCCTGCTCCAGTCTCGCATCGGCGTGTCGCCGGTGAAGGACTCGCGCGTGGTGAACGTGGCCGTGGAGGACCTGGATCCCCAGCGCGCGGCGCTGCTCGCCAACGAGGTGGCCCAGGCCTACATGGCGGAGAACCTGGCGCTGCGCCTGCGCACCACCGAGAGCGCCACCCAGTGGCTCGAGGAGCGCAAGGCCGAGCTCGAGAAGGCCTCGCAGGTGAGCGAGCTGGCCCTGTACGACTTCAAGAAGAACACGGACATGCTCGCCGTCTCGGCGGAGAACAAGAAGAGCAGCGTGTCCGAGCGCATCAGCAGCTACGAGAACACCCTCACCCAGGTGAGGACGAAGATCGCCGCCCTGCAGGGGCGCGTGGACGCCATCCGCCAGCTCCAGAAGAGCTCCCAGGGGGACGAGACGTGGGCGGAGGCGGTGCCCGGCGCCAGCGAGACGGCCATCCAGGACTTGAAGCGCCGCTTCATCGAGCAGCGCGCGGTGTGCGTGGAGCTGGGCGAGCGCTACCTGCCCGAGCACCCGAAGATGATCGAGTGCACCAGCAAGCTGGCGGTGGTGCGCGAGGACTTCGTGCGCAGCCTCACCAACGTGGTGCGCAAGGCGGAGACGGAGCTGGCGGCGGCGATGGGGGAGGAGAAGAACCTGGTGCGCCTGCTGGCGGCGGCGCGGGACGAGTCCTTCCAGCTGGGCAAGCGGCAGATCGAGTTCGACAACCTGACGCGCGAGGCGGAGAACAACCGGCGCCTGTACGAGTCGGTGCTGCGGCGGCTCAAGGACATCGAGCTGTCGGGCCTGCTGCGCACCACGAACGTGCGCGTGCTGGATTCGGCGCGGCCCAGCTTCGCGCCCGTGAAGCCCAACGTGCGCCGCACGGTGATGATGGCCATCGTGTTCGGCCTGTTCCTGGGCTGCTGCGTGGTGGTGGCGCTGGAGTTCCTGGAGAACACCGTCGCCTCGCAGGCGGACGTGGAGGAGCGGCTGGGGCTGGCCTTCCTGGGCTTCGTGCCGCGCGTGGAGCAGAAGGGCGAGAACCCTCGCGAGCGGGACCTGTTCGTCCACCGGCAGCCGAAGTCCTCGGTGGCCGAGTGCTGCCGGGCCATCCGGACCAACCTGCTGTTCATGTCTCCGGACAAGCCCTTCAAGACGCTGGTGGTGACGAGCAGCGGGCCGCAGGAGGGCAAGTCCACCACCTGCATCTTCCTGGGCGTGGCCATGGCCCAGAGCGGCAACCGCGTGCTGCTGCTCGACACGGACATGCGCCGGCCGCGGCTGCACAAGGCCTTCGGCGTGCCCAACGAGGTGGGCATCAGCTCGCTGGTGGTGGGCGAGGGCTCGCTGGACAGCGCGGTGAAGAGCACCGAGGTGCCCAACCTCTTCGTGCTGCCGTGCGGCCCCATTCCGCCCAACCCGGCGGAGTTGCTGCACACCCAGGCCTTCGCCGACCTGCTCAAGGCGGCCGGTGAGAAGTTCGATCGCATCATCCTCGACAGCCCGCCGCTCAACGCGGTGTCGGACTCGGCGGTGCTGGCCACGCAGACCGATGGCGTGGTGCTGGTGCTGCGCGCGGGGAAGACCAACCGCGAGTCGGCCCGGCGCGCGCTGCGCTCGCTGGCGGACGTGCAGGCGCAGATGTATGGCGCCATCCTCAATGACCTGGACGTGATGGACGCGCGCTATCGGGACACGTACCTCAACTACCGCGGCTACTACGGGCACTACGCCGAGGAGACCAAGGACGGGGTGGCGTCGTCGTGA
- a CDS encoding glycosyltransferase gives MEAHVQTLARAQAALGARVEVLCINHASASGQGFSHEFEGRSPTHEEWDGSVRVIRVGRWASVLRMDVMPELPRELVSALARGVDVVHLHTPNPTLVLALDAAPWLPPVVVTHHSDIVRQRIAGTLFRPFEWVLYARARRLIATSSAYVSGSPLLRHFRDKVRELPLGIDLAPYLEPSPAALEAEARWRAAQGSPLWLMVGRLVYYKGLFTALEALTRVPGQLLVVGVGPLEQEGKARARALGVEGRVTWAGYLPPDELVGAYRASTALWFPSNARSEAYGLSQIEAMASALPVINTAIPHSGVPWVSLHGQTGLTVPMGDAEALARAARRLLEEPGLAQKLGQGARARAVEQFRHDVMAERSLALYAEALQASQEDRSPSAPVEGRS, from the coding sequence ATGGAGGCCCACGTCCAGACGCTCGCTCGCGCACAGGCGGCCCTGGGTGCTCGCGTGGAGGTGCTGTGCATCAACCACGCCTCCGCCTCGGGACAGGGCTTCAGCCACGAGTTCGAGGGCCGCAGCCCCACCCATGAGGAGTGGGACGGCTCGGTGCGCGTCATCCGCGTGGGCCGGTGGGCCTCCGTGCTGCGCATGGATGTGATGCCGGAGCTGCCTCGCGAGCTGGTGAGCGCGCTGGCTCGCGGCGTGGACGTGGTGCACCTGCACACGCCCAATCCCACGCTCGTGCTGGCGCTGGATGCGGCGCCGTGGCTGCCGCCGGTCGTCGTCACCCACCACAGCGACATCGTCCGCCAGCGGATCGCCGGCACGCTGTTCCGCCCCTTCGAGTGGGTGCTCTACGCCCGGGCGCGCCGGCTGATCGCCACCAGCTCGGCGTATGTGTCGGGCTCGCCCCTGCTGAGGCACTTCCGGGACAAGGTGCGGGAGTTGCCGCTGGGCATCGACCTGGCGCCGTATCTGGAGCCCTCGCCCGCGGCGCTGGAGGCCGAGGCTCGCTGGCGCGCGGCGCAGGGCTCGCCGCTGTGGCTGATGGTGGGGCGGCTCGTCTACTACAAGGGGCTCTTTACCGCGCTCGAGGCGCTGACGCGGGTGCCGGGCCAGCTGCTGGTGGTGGGCGTGGGGCCGCTCGAGCAGGAGGGCAAGGCTCGCGCTCGGGCGCTCGGCGTGGAGGGACGGGTGACGTGGGCGGGCTACCTGCCGCCCGATGAGCTCGTCGGGGCGTATCGCGCCTCCACGGCGCTGTGGTTCCCCAGCAACGCGCGCAGCGAGGCCTACGGGCTCTCGCAGATCGAGGCCATGGCCAGCGCGCTGCCCGTCATCAACACCGCGATTCCCCACTCGGGCGTGCCGTGGGTGAGCCTCCACGGACAGACGGGGCTCACGGTGCCCATGGGCGATGCCGAGGCCCTGGCTCGGGCCGCGCGGCGGCTGCTGGAGGAGCCGGGACTCGCCCAGAAGCTCGGGCAGGGCGCTCGCGCCCGGGCCGTGGAGCAGTTCCGTCATGACGTGATGGCCGAGCGCAGCCTCGCGCTGTATGCCGAGGCGCTCCAGGCCTCCCAGGAGGACCGCTCTCCCAGCGCTCCCGTGGAAGGAAGATCATGA
- a CDS encoding glycosyltransferase produces MRILHIYSGNLYGGIETFLRTLARVQRGAPELVHDFALCFEGRLSQELREAGATVHLLGAVRVRHPWTLWRARGELTRLLEREGYAAVVCHAAWPQALFGPVVRTLGVPLLFYQHDTLTGRHWLERWARVTEPDLVISNSRFSAGNLANVYPRARYKVRYYPVPPPEPADPNERSRVRAELGAKEQDVVIVQSCRMEGWKGHRLLLEALGRLTGLPGWGLWVAGGAQRPEEVRYLKELEGMVSRLGLGERVRFLGQRTDVPRLLRAGDIHCQPNMGPEPFGLAFIEALQAGLPVVTTAMGAPLETIDSTCGVLVEPEPGALAEALQRLIQDGEERRRLGAGGPARALALCEPSVYLRGLAEDVRSLAERRRS; encoded by the coding sequence ATGCGGATCCTCCACATCTACAGCGGCAACCTCTACGGCGGCATCGAGACGTTCCTGCGGACGCTGGCCCGCGTGCAGCGCGGCGCCCCCGAGCTGGTGCACGACTTCGCCCTCTGCTTCGAGGGGCGGCTGAGCCAGGAGCTGCGCGAGGCGGGCGCGACGGTTCACCTGCTGGGCGCGGTGCGGGTTCGTCACCCGTGGACGCTGTGGCGCGCGCGCGGCGAGCTGACACGGCTGCTGGAGCGGGAAGGCTACGCGGCGGTGGTGTGCCACGCGGCGTGGCCGCAGGCGCTCTTCGGGCCGGTGGTGCGCACGCTCGGGGTGCCGCTGCTGTTCTACCAGCATGACACGCTGACGGGGCGGCACTGGCTGGAGCGGTGGGCGCGCGTCACCGAGCCGGATCTGGTCATCTCCAACAGCCGGTTCTCGGCGGGGAACCTGGCGAACGTGTACCCGCGCGCTCGCTACAAGGTGCGCTACTACCCGGTGCCACCTCCGGAGCCCGCGGATCCGAACGAGCGCTCCCGGGTGCGTGCCGAGCTGGGCGCGAAGGAGCAGGACGTCGTCATCGTTCAGTCCTGCCGGATGGAGGGGTGGAAGGGGCACCGCCTGCTGCTGGAGGCGCTCGGGCGGCTGACGGGGCTGCCGGGCTGGGGGCTCTGGGTGGCGGGCGGGGCGCAGCGCCCGGAGGAGGTGCGCTACCTGAAGGAGCTGGAGGGCATGGTCTCCCGGCTCGGGCTGGGCGAGCGCGTGCGGTTCCTGGGCCAGCGGACGGATGTGCCTCGGCTGCTGCGGGCGGGGGACATCCACTGCCAGCCCAACATGGGGCCCGAGCCGTTCGGCCTCGCTTTCATCGAGGCGCTGCAGGCGGGGCTGCCCGTGGTCACCACGGCGATGGGCGCTCCGTTGGAGACGATCGACAGCACCTGTGGCGTCCTCGTGGAGCCGGAGCCCGGGGCGCTGGCCGAGGCGCTTCAGCGGTTGATTCAGGATGGAGAGGAGCGGCGCCGGCTGGGGGCGGGAGGTCCCGCGCGCGCGCTGGCGCTGTGCGAGCCGTCCGTCTACCTGCGAGGGCTGGCCGAGGACGTCCGCTCGCTCGCGGAGCGGAGACGTTCGTGA
- a CDS encoding O-antigen ligase family protein, with amino-acid sequence MRSPRSGAPAVPKRPELQGPGVLRRRYTRPAPAGAGPRAPETRPEEAQASGMEGSEAPESAPARGSIWASSFVVPCFIAVQILCQLALLVEALAPLRVVFRIFSFGASLGMLVLVPGRSMRHPALPFVLAAMAFTTLNIFHPETGSYLAAGAQLGIQFSVMVPLLWVTRLRMDAAAFRRTLALLFLFNAASAAVGVLQVYFPGQFQPTLSSVVANLGENYNQSLQFEVAGGQRIFRPFGLTDTPGGAATGAFYSVLLGAGFLISSKRGVIRALSVGGIFLGIVSLYLCQVRATAVMLLVCLLAIAGVLALNGRLMRMTKLVLVVGGFAIAGFGWAVTLGGDAITQRWGSLVEAEAGEVYYNNRGYFLEGSIGYFLPEYPLGAGLGRYGMANAYFGDRSQRSLWAEIQWTAWIFDGGIPVLVLYPLGLIVSLIWALRLAFLRDDAHEFWLWGTILVGYNLGAIAITFSYPFFLSQSGMVFWLLNAALFGAYQHAVRQAPRPAANATLHPHRR; translated from the coding sequence GTGAGGAGTCCCCGGTCGGGAGCCCCCGCTGTCCCGAAGCGCCCGGAGCTCCAGGGGCCGGGAGTGCTGCGGCGTCGCTACACCCGCCCCGCGCCTGCGGGAGCCGGGCCTCGTGCTCCGGAGACTCGACCCGAGGAGGCTCAGGCCTCCGGGATGGAGGGCAGCGAGGCTCCCGAGAGCGCTCCGGCGCGTGGGAGCATCTGGGCCTCGAGCTTCGTGGTCCCCTGCTTCATCGCCGTGCAGATCCTCTGCCAGCTGGCGCTGCTGGTGGAGGCGCTGGCGCCGCTGCGGGTGGTCTTCCGCATCTTCTCGTTCGGAGCCAGCCTGGGGATGCTGGTGCTGGTGCCGGGCCGCTCCATGAGGCACCCGGCCTTGCCGTTCGTGCTCGCCGCGATGGCGTTCACCACGCTGAACATCTTCCACCCGGAGACGGGCAGCTACCTGGCGGCGGGGGCCCAATTGGGCATCCAGTTCTCCGTCATGGTGCCGCTGCTGTGGGTGACGCGGCTGCGCATGGACGCCGCGGCGTTCCGGCGCACCCTGGCGCTGCTCTTCCTCTTCAACGCGGCGAGCGCCGCCGTGGGAGTGCTGCAGGTCTACTTTCCAGGGCAGTTCCAGCCCACGCTGTCCTCCGTGGTCGCGAACCTGGGCGAGAACTACAACCAGAGCCTCCAGTTCGAAGTGGCGGGAGGACAGCGCATCTTCCGGCCCTTCGGGCTCACGGACACGCCGGGCGGCGCCGCCACGGGTGCCTTCTATTCGGTGCTGCTGGGGGCTGGGTTCCTGATCAGCTCCAAGCGCGGCGTCATCCGGGCGCTGAGCGTTGGCGGCATCTTCCTGGGCATCGTCAGCCTCTATCTCTGCCAGGTGCGCGCCACCGCGGTGATGCTGCTCGTGTGCCTGCTGGCGATCGCGGGCGTGCTGGCCCTCAACGGCCGGCTGATGCGGATGACGAAGCTGGTCCTGGTGGTGGGCGGCTTCGCCATCGCGGGCTTCGGCTGGGCGGTGACGCTGGGCGGAGATGCCATCACCCAGCGCTGGGGCAGCCTCGTCGAGGCGGAAGCGGGCGAGGTCTACTACAACAACCGCGGCTACTTCCTGGAGGGCTCCATCGGCTACTTCCTGCCCGAGTACCCGCTGGGCGCGGGGCTCGGGCGCTATGGGATGGCCAACGCCTACTTCGGCGACAGGAGCCAGCGCTCCCTGTGGGCGGAGATTCAGTGGACGGCGTGGATCTTCGATGGGGGCATTCCCGTGCTGGTGCTCTATCCGCTGGGACTCATCGTGTCGCTGATATGGGCGCTACGACTGGCCTTCCTCCGGGATGACGCGCACGAATTCTGGCTGTGGGGCACCATCCTCGTGGGGTACAACCTGGGGGCCATCGCCATCACGTTCAGCTACCCGTTCTTCCTGAGCCAGTCGGGCATGGTGTTCTGGTTGCTCAATGCGGCCCTCTTCGGGGCCTACCAGCACGCGGTCCGACAGGCGCCTCGCCCCGCTGCCAATGCGACCCTACACCCTCATCGCCGGTGA